One genomic window of Solea solea chromosome 12, fSolSol10.1, whole genome shotgun sequence includes the following:
- the LOC131469583 gene encoding fibroblast growth factor receptor substrate 2-like, with protein MGSCLSCPEKESIPDNHQTKFKVINVDDDGNELGSGVMELTDTELVLHTHRRDNVRWPYLCLRRYGYDSNLFSFESGRRCQTGQGIFAFKCARAEEIFNMLQEVMHSHSISVVEEAVLEPSQQGAHTPAAQGYSVPTLPNGVTRIPSFGEAPSHPSTRHPSVASTRLPSVGEESTHPLLVTEDAIHTYVNTTGLLDDQNSPLTVTTPLESPTSPQSQAPPTPPPPPRVRSEPLAPPPQSEPQVLLEPQGVRFVLGPTPVQRQLMEKRQQEQKEAEPPETNGHVEAAAKPDPVPQHSNSPASNPSTAPRRHRPPPLTPDLQNVNNSAQRRTALLDYENLPALPPVWEARKPSAEEEENGCGAMKTPSLNGYNHHSLLHHSFSHPLSAALESSHNYVNTENVTAPLSAHRPDTARRRSDAPTIFNFDFRRPPLPGQPDPPKTLNYIEVEMDSSVANRGASDGSNPHTPRTPTSPLPPTTPTRRTELYALIDIERTAAMSNLQKARPRDDGTSRKTRHNSTELPTKNSA; from the exons ATGGGTAGCTGTTTAAGCTGTCCAGAGAAAGAGTCGATCCCAGATAATCATCAAACTAAATTCAAG gtgatCAATGTGGATGATGATGGGAATGAGCTGGGCTCTGGTGTGATGGAGCTGACCGACACCGAGCTCGTCCTCCACACCCATCGGCGTGACAATGTCAGGTGGCCATATCTGTGTCTGCGTCGCTACGGCTACGACTCCAACCTTTTCTCTTTTGAGAGTGGACGGCGATGCCAGACAGGGCAAG gTATCTTTGCGTTCAAATGTGCTCGTGCAGAGGAGATCTTTAACATGCTGCAGGAGGTGATGCACAGTCACAGCATCAGTGTGGTGGAGGAGGCAGTGCTGGAGcccagccagcagggggcgcacactCCTGCAG ctCAGGGTTACTCTGTACCCACACTTCCTAACGGTGTGACCAGGATCCCGTCTTTTGGTGAGGCTCCGTCTCACCCCTCCACTCGTCACCCGTCTGTGGCCAGCACCCGTCTGCCCTCAGTGGGGGAGGAGTCCACACACCCCCTGCTGGTGACTGAGGATGCG attcACACCTATGTAAACACCACCGGTCTCCTTGACGACCAGAACAGCCCTCTGACTGTCACCACCCCTCTGGAAAGCCCCACCTCTCCTCAATCACAGGCTCctcccactccccctcctccccccaggGTTCGCAGCGAGCCCCTGGCTCCGCCCCCACAGTCGGAGCCTCAGGTACTGCTGGAGCCTCAGGGCGTGCGTTTCGTGCTCGGCCCCACCCCCGTCCAGAGACAGCTCATGGAGAAGCGGCAGCAGGAACAGAAAGAGGCGGAGCCACCAGAAACTAACGGTCACGTTGAGGCTGCTGCCAAACCCGACCCGGTCCCCCAGCACTCCAATAGCCCCGCCTCTAATCCATCGACAGCTCCGCGTCGCCACCGCCCACCCCCTCTCACACCCGACCTGCAGAATGTCAACAACTCGGCTCAGCGACGCACCGCCCTGCTGGACTACGAGAACCTACCGGCGCTGCCACCGGTGTGGGAGGCGAGGAAGCCGAgtgcggaggaggaggagaacggCTGCGGCGCCATGAAGACGCCGTCGCTCAACGGTTACAATCACCACAGTCTGCTGcaccactccttctcccacccGCTGTCCGCCGCCCTCGAGTCCTCGCACAACTACGTCAACACAGAGAATGTGACGGCGCCGCTCAGTGCGCACCGCCCGGACACGGCCCGGCGCCGCTCTGATGCACCCACCATCTTTAACTTTGACTTCCGCCGGCCGCCGCTGCCGGGTCAACCTGACCCACCCAAAACGCTCAACTACATCGAGGTGGAGATGGACAGCAGCGTGGCCAACAGAGGCGCCTCTGACGGCAGCAACCCTCACACGCCACGCACACCCACCTCCCCGCTGCCGCCCACCACGCCCACCCGCCGCACCGAGCTTTACGCCCTCATCGACATCGAGCGCACCGCAGCCATGTCCAACCTGCAGAAGGCTCGGCCACGGGATGACGGCACGTCACGCAAGACGAGACACAACAGCACGGAGTTGCCGACCAAGAACTCTGCGTGA